The following proteins are co-located in the Melanotaenia boesemani isolate fMelBoe1 chromosome 5, fMelBoe1.pri, whole genome shotgun sequence genome:
- the LOC121640143 gene encoding uncharacterized protein LOC121640143 isoform X5, whose amino-acid sequence MQDVQILHCYLSEKQQHHINMLKEEPSPSNWKDLAKVTLAQVILFNRRRAGEVSKMPLTFYLSKDTSETHEDVNLALTALEQKLCQHFVRMTIVGKRGRKVPVLITPLMKQSLDALTEKREECGVLKDNGYLFALPHSAYYLRGSDCLRQFVKECNGIKNPQALTSTKLRKHIATLSTVLNLKNTELDQLADFLGHNIEVHRKHYRLPEGTLQLAKISKVLLAMEQGRLGEYKGKSLDEIHLDVNETVGTDGCSQEDMEDIESDGADGCSQEDMKGDCVPGAKGTAEGHVRSQQEDTDIPEAAMSEGEVSSTSQLACTPRESNLNQKRATQQRGKQTTVKRSWTSEECGAVQKHLRNFIIMNQVPGKKDCEQCISAEPEALKNRDWRAVKFFIKNRITAMKRKML is encoded by the exons GATGTCCAGATTCTTCATTGCTACTTGTCAGAGAAACAGCAGCATCACATTAATATGTTGAAAGAAGAGCCTTCACCCAGTAACTGGAAAGATCTTGCAAAAGTTACCCTGGCACAAGTCATCCTTTTTAACCGCAGAAGAGCTGGAGAGGTGTCCAAAATGCCTTTGACGTTCTATTTATCAAAGGACACTTCTGAAACGCATGAGGACGTTAACTTGGCCCTCACAGCTCTTGAACAAAAGCTCTGCCAACATTTTGTACGGATGACAATCGttggaaaaagaggaagaaaagtcCCGGTTCTCATCACTCCGCTCATGAAGCAATCACTGGATGCCTTAACTGAAAAACGAGAAGAATGTGGCGTGTTAAAGGACAACGGATACTTGTTTGCGCTTCCACATTCTGCTTACTACCTGAGGGGATCAGACTGCTTAAGACAGTTTGTAAAAGAATGTAATGGCATTAAAAATCCCCAAGCCCTCACATCAACAAAACTGAGAAAACATATTGCTACTTTGTCCACCGTTCTAAATCTCAAGAATACAGAACTTGACCAACTGGCAGATTTCCTTGGACACAACATTGAAGTGCACAGAAAGCATTATCGGCTTCCAGAAGGTACCCTACAGCTTGCCAAAATAAGTAAAGTTCTCCTGGCCATGGAGCAGGGACGACTGGGAGAATATAAAGGCAAGAGTCTAGATGAAATTCATCTTGACGTAAACG AGACTGTTGGTACAGATGGATGTTCCCAAGAGGACATGGAAG ATATAGAATCTGATGGTGCAGATGGATGTTCCCAAGAAGACATGAAAG GTGATTGTGTGCCCGGAGCAAAGGGGACAGCAGAGGGACATGTGAGATCCCAACAAGAAG ATACTGATATACCTGAAGCAGCGATGTCAGAAGGGGAGGTCAGCTCGACATCCCAGCTAGCCTGTACCCCCAGAGAAAGCAACCTAAACCAGAAGAGGGCAACTCAACAGAGAG GTAAACAAACCACTGTCAAAAGAAGCTGGACATCAGAAGAATGTGGTGCAGTACAAAAGCATTTGAGGAATTTCATTATAATGAATCAAGTTCCGGGTAAGAAAGACTGTGAACAGTGCATCAGTGCAGAACCTGAAGCCCTAAAAAATAGAGACTGGAGAGCTGTCAAGTTTTTCATCAAAAATCGCATAACGgcgatgaaaagaaaaatgctatGA